Proteins from a genomic interval of Anolis sagrei isolate rAnoSag1 chromosome 1, rAnoSag1.mat, whole genome shotgun sequence:
- the LOC132761665 gene encoding zinc finger protein 420-like, translating to MVDMEEKSSKDLEYGNSLTLRDHLQQHKSTHTGKKQHECMVCGKNFTQIGSLHRHQKIHTGEKPYPCLECGQSFTQSSDLRSHQRTHTGERPFKCLECGQSFTRNAHLRSHEMTHTGVKPYTCLECGQSFTHSSGLRSHQRTHTGEKPYTCVECGQSFAQSSSLLSHLRTHTGEKPYTCLECGQSFTKSGNLRLHERTHMGGKPYTCLQCGQSFTQSSDLCAHQRSHTGEKPYTCLECGKSFTRSSDLRSHERTHTGEKPFTCLECGQSFSRSSDLHSHERIHTGEKPYQCLECGQSFTKNGNLRSHQRIHTGEKPYTCLECGQSFSQSSDLRSHQRTHTGEKPYTCLECGKCFTQSSGLRSHQRTHTGVKAYMCLVCGQSFTHSSGLRSHERGHTGEKPYTCLQCGQSFTRSSHLRSHERIHTGEKPYTCLECGKSFTESGHLRSHERTHTGEKPYMCLECGMCFSRNSGLRLHERIHTREQL from the coding sequence ATGGTTGACATGGAGGAGAAATCTTCTAAAGACCTGGAGTATGGAAACAGCTTAACTCTAAGGGATCATCTGCAGCAACATAAAAGTACTCATACTGGGAAGAAGCAACATGAATGCATGGTGTGCGGAAAAAACTTCACTCAGATTGGAAGTCTACACAGACATCAAaaaattcacactggggagaaaccctatccatgcctggaatgtggacagagcttcactcagagttcagatctacgttcgcatcaaaggactcacactggagagagaccctttaaatgcctagaatgtggacagagcttcactcgtaATGCACATCTACGGTCACATGAAATGACTCACACTGGAGTGAAACCCTAtacctgcctggagtgtggacagagcttcactcatagttcaggtctacgttcgcatcaaaggactcacactggggagaaaccttatacatgcgtggagtgtggacagagctttgctcagagtTCAAGTCTTCTTTCACAtctaaggactcacactggggagaaaccctatacatgtctggagtgtggtcagagcttcactaagagtggaaatctacgtttgcatgaaaggactcacatgggggggaaaccctatacatgcttgcagtgtggacagagcttcactcagagttcagatCTGTGTGCACATCAAAGatctcacactggggagaaaccgtatacatgcctggagtgtggaaagagcttcactcgcaGTTCTgatctacgttcacatgaaaggactcacactggggagaaaccctttacatgcctggagtgtggacagagcttctctcGGAGTTCAGATCTACATTCacatgaaaggattcacactggggagaaaccctatcaatgcctggagtgtggacagagcttcactaagaatggaaatctacgttcacatcaaaggattcacactggagagaaaccctatacctgtctggagtgtggacagagcttcagtcagagttcaGATCTAcgctcacatcaaaggactcacactggggagaagccctatacatgcctggagtgtggaaagtgcttcactcagagttcaggtctacgttcacatcaaaggactcacactggggtgAAAGCCTATATGTGCCTggtgtgtggacagagcttcactcatagttcaggtctacgttcacatgaaaggggtcacactggggagaaaccttatacgtGCTTGCAGTGTGGACAAAGCTTCACTAGGAGTTcacatctacgttcacatgaaaggattcacactggggagaaaccttatacatgcctggagtgtggaaagagtttcactgagagtggacatctgcgttcacatgaaaggactcacactggagagaaaccctatatgtgcctggagtgtggaatgtGCTTCTCTCGTAATTCAGGTCTACGTTTGCATGAAAGGATCCACACTAGAGAGCAACTCTaa